A stretch of Amycolatopsis balhimycina FH 1894 DNA encodes these proteins:
- a CDS encoding MarC family protein, with amino-acid sequence MAIAGFFDVKLFMSATITLVVIMDPPGTVPVFLSLVGRKPMATRARAARQAVLVSLLVITLFAVAGQAILAYLGIGIPALQGAGGLLLLLISLQLLTGNGHEPETAAEDVNIALVPLGTPLLAGPGAIAATIVFVRQADGHLGAYIALALAIVTTHLVIYLCMRYSGFVIRLIKESGITLLAKVAGLLLAAIAVELVANSVRGFISGAG; translated from the coding sequence ATGGCGATCGCCGGCTTCTTCGACGTCAAGCTCTTCATGAGCGCGACGATCACGTTGGTCGTCATCATGGACCCGCCCGGCACCGTGCCGGTGTTCCTCAGCCTCGTCGGCCGCAAGCCGATGGCGACGCGGGCGCGCGCCGCCCGGCAAGCGGTCCTGGTGTCGTTGCTGGTCATCACCCTGTTCGCGGTCGCTGGCCAGGCGATCCTGGCCTACCTCGGCATCGGCATCCCGGCGCTGCAGGGCGCCGGCGGGCTGCTGCTCCTGCTCATCTCGCTGCAGCTGCTCACCGGCAACGGGCACGAGCCGGAGACGGCGGCCGAAGACGTCAACATCGCGCTCGTGCCGCTCGGCACGCCGCTGCTGGCCGGGCCTGGCGCGATCGCCGCGACCATCGTGTTCGTCCGGCAGGCGGACGGCCACCTCGGCGCGTACATCGCGCTGGCGCTGGCGATCGTCACGACCCACCTCGTGATCTACCTCTGCATGCGCTACTCCGGGTTCGTCATCCGGCTGATCAAGGAAAGCGGCATCACGCTGCTGGCCAAGGTGGCCGGCCTGCTGCTCGCCGCCATCGCGGTCGAGCTCGTCGCGAACTCGGTCCGCGGCTTCATCTCCGGCGCCGGCTGA
- a CDS encoding alpha-L-rhamnosidase C-terminal domain-containing protein — protein sequence MKWLRAFLPVAVLVASGMAAAPATAAPGWQKYVVAPANRDVRPVRVLSTSGDVTNPNGLLGRGVATLKRQAPPPKPAWPAGTTAAASSFHAPNNGGNGRPRTYDPGNAVDGNTETFWNDDTIGAYPDVLTITSAAPVALPGVTILSNVDGVPQDFTVEVLDAGAWRVAATVGGNTAVQRAVAFDRPVTTTQVRITVTKDQSTPSGEFSRVSEVWPGLVADPPVPVAVLDFGKVVAGYPKIAFAGASANRPGVRLSFSETQQYLGERSDFTRSDFSGGPGSDQYAVPAAPTVWRDTKGCVSGTQVCADGLHGFRYLRISLDALASDAPLAQPSGEVRISGVSLDFTPFLGTPSTYRGWFESSDEDLNRYWYAASYTNELGMDTFRESDVDPRGAFSPSLDGKLVLHDGAKRDRDPYVGDVAVSGLTQYLTHQDGTAARNVLADLADHQRADGWIPPASINDYTLPLFDYPLWWVTSSWDYVLYTGDTAYAASYYSHLVKTLDSWYPSVTDSRGLLAKGLNGTGGYGDYAFLPRTGEVTYYNALYVRALQGAAGLARATGHAADADRWLSRASGVAAAVNAYLWDPAAGAYLDSATGAVRHGQDGNSHAILAGIASPSQAASALARLAAGALPYGNPFMDNDTLVSDGTKRVYAFTSFPELQARFRSGQAASAIDQIKRMYGWMATHDPGITAWEGIGEGGSHYEQGYTSAAHGWSTGVVPALTNELLGVSPTSPGFATWKVAPSPGGVSWARGAVPTPKGALSASWTQQGSVFSLTVTAPLGTSGSLVVPAGRLVLLDGRAVRAAGPLTVSGGTHTVLVVR from the coding sequence ATGAAGTGGCTCAGAGCGTTCCTGCCGGTGGCAGTCCTGGTGGCGAGCGGCATGGCCGCCGCGCCCGCCACGGCCGCACCCGGCTGGCAGAAGTACGTCGTCGCCCCGGCGAACCGGGACGTCCGGCCGGTGCGGGTGCTGTCCACCAGCGGCGACGTCACGAACCCGAACGGCCTGCTCGGGCGCGGGGTGGCGACGCTCAAGCGGCAGGCGCCGCCACCGAAGCCGGCGTGGCCGGCGGGGACCACGGCCGCCGCGTCGTCGTTCCACGCGCCGAACAACGGCGGGAACGGCCGGCCGCGGACCTACGACCCCGGCAACGCCGTCGACGGCAACACCGAGACGTTCTGGAACGACGACACGATCGGCGCCTACCCGGACGTCCTGACGATCACCTCGGCCGCGCCGGTCGCCCTCCCCGGCGTCACCATTTTGTCCAATGTGGACGGAGTGCCGCAGGACTTCACGGTCGAGGTGCTGGACGCGGGGGCGTGGCGGGTGGCCGCGACGGTCGGCGGCAACACCGCCGTGCAGCGTGCGGTCGCCTTCGACCGGCCGGTGACCACCACGCAGGTCCGGATCACCGTGACGAAGGACCAGAGCACCCCGTCCGGCGAGTTCAGCCGCGTCAGCGAGGTCTGGCCGGGCCTGGTCGCCGATCCGCCGGTGCCGGTCGCGGTGCTCGACTTCGGCAAGGTCGTCGCCGGCTATCCGAAGATCGCCTTCGCGGGCGCGTCGGCGAACCGGCCGGGCGTGCGGCTGTCGTTCTCCGAAACCCAGCAGTACCTGGGTGAACGTTCCGACTTCACGCGTTCGGACTTCTCCGGCGGGCCGGGCAGCGACCAGTACGCCGTGCCCGCGGCACCGACCGTCTGGCGTGACACGAAGGGCTGCGTTTCGGGGACCCAGGTGTGCGCGGACGGCTTGCACGGCTTCCGCTACCTGCGGATCAGCCTCGACGCGCTCGCGTCGGACGCACCGCTGGCCCAGCCGTCCGGTGAGGTGCGGATCAGCGGTGTCTCGCTCGACTTCACGCCGTTCCTCGGCACGCCGTCGACCTACCGCGGCTGGTTCGAGTCGTCCGACGAAGACCTGAACCGCTACTGGTACGCCGCGTCCTACACGAACGAGCTGGGCATGGACACCTTCCGGGAGTCCGATGTGGACCCGCGCGGCGCGTTCTCGCCGTCACTGGACGGGAAGCTGGTGCTGCACGACGGCGCGAAGCGCGACCGGGACCCGTACGTCGGCGACGTCGCGGTGTCCGGCCTGACGCAGTACCTGACCCACCAGGACGGCACGGCGGCGCGGAACGTCCTCGCCGACCTGGCCGACCACCAGCGCGCGGACGGCTGGATCCCGCCGGCTTCGATCAACGACTACACGCTGCCGCTGTTCGACTATCCGCTCTGGTGGGTGACGTCGAGCTGGGACTACGTCCTCTACACCGGCGACACCGCGTACGCGGCTTCGTACTACTCGCACCTCGTGAAGACGCTCGACAGCTGGTATCCGTCGGTCACCGATTCGCGCGGGTTGCTCGCGAAGGGCCTGAACGGCACCGGCGGTTACGGCGACTACGCGTTCCTGCCGCGTACGGGCGAAGTGACGTACTACAACGCGTTGTACGTCCGGGCTCTTCAGGGCGCGGCGGGCTTGGCGCGGGCGACGGGGCACGCGGCTGACGCGGACCGGTGGCTTTCGCGCGCTTCGGGCGTGGCCGCGGCTGTGAACGCTTATTTGTGGGATCCGGCGGCGGGCGCGTACCTCGACTCGGCGACGGGCGCGGTGCGCCACGGCCAGGATGGCAACAGCCACGCGATCCTGGCCGGGATCGCTTCGCCGTCGCAGGCGGCTTCCGCGTTGGCCCGGCTGGCGGCCGGGGCGCTGCCGTACGGGAACCCGTTCATGGACAACGACACTCTCGTGTCCGATGGCACGAAGCGCGTGTACGCGTTCACGTCGTTCCCTGAGCTGCAGGCGAGGTTCCGGAGCGGGCAGGCGGCGTCCGCGATCGACCAGATCAAGCGGATGTACGGCTGGATGGCCACGCACGACCCCGGAATCACGGCCTGGGAAGGCATCGGCGAGGGCGGCTCGCACTACGAACAGGGCTACACGTCGGCCGCGCACGGCTGGTCGACCGGTGTCGTCCCGGCGCTGACGAACGAGCTGCTGGGCGTCTCGCCGACGTCGCCCGGCTTCGCGACGTGGAAGGTCGCGCCGAGCCCGGGCGGCGTTTCTTGGGCGCGAGGAGCGGTGCCGACGCCGAAGGGCGCGTTGTCCGCTTCGTGGACGCAGCAGGGTTCGGTGTTTTCGCTGACGGTCACGGCTCCGCTCGGGACGTCCGGCTCGTTGGTGGTCCCGGCCGGCCGCCTGGTCCTGCTGGACGGCCGCGCGGTGCGGGCCGCCGGACCTCTCACGGTGTCCGGCGGCACCCACACGGTCCTGGTGGTGCGGTAG
- a CDS encoding RecB family exonuclease: MGFDFGVAQPVRLTKVSPARLATFDDCPRRYQLAYLQRPTPQRTGPWAHSTLGAVVHNALRALFDLPVLKRVPQRAMALVAEFWKDAGFESDEQAARYRARAKGWVAEYVEDNDVSHDPVGLERWVSAPVSPAPGERPSMIIEGRTDRIDARDGELVIVDYKTGRRPPDEYEARASQALALYAVAAARTLRTPCTTVELHHLPSGTIAAAEHTPESLRRHLQRADETAGDLRLATDTLDAGGDGDVLFPPRPDRRCAWCDFRPSCAAGQEAAPQAQPWDLLAP, from the coding sequence ATGGGCTTCGACTTCGGCGTCGCGCAACCGGTGCGGCTGACGAAGGTCTCGCCGGCGCGGCTGGCGACCTTCGACGACTGCCCGCGCCGGTACCAGCTCGCATACCTCCAACGGCCGACACCGCAGCGCACCGGGCCGTGGGCGCACAGCACCCTCGGCGCGGTGGTGCACAACGCGCTGCGGGCGCTGTTCGACCTGCCGGTGCTCAAGCGGGTGCCACAGCGGGCGATGGCGCTGGTGGCCGAGTTCTGGAAGGACGCCGGCTTCGAGAGCGACGAGCAGGCGGCGCGGTACCGGGCGCGGGCCAAGGGCTGGGTGGCGGAGTACGTCGAGGACAACGACGTCAGCCACGACCCGGTCGGGCTGGAGCGGTGGGTGTCGGCGCCGGTCAGCCCGGCGCCGGGGGAGCGGCCTTCGATGATCATCGAAGGCCGCACGGACCGCATCGACGCGCGCGACGGCGAACTGGTGATCGTCGACTACAAGACGGGTCGCCGGCCACCGGACGAGTACGAAGCACGGGCGTCACAGGCACTTGCGCTGTACGCGGTCGCCGCGGCGCGGACGTTGCGGACGCCGTGCACCACAGTCGAACTGCACCACCTGCCGAGCGGCACGATCGCGGCGGCGGAGCACACGCCGGAGAGCCTGCGCAGGCACCTGCAACGCGCCGACGAGACCGCCGGAGACCTCAGGCTGGCCACGGATACCCTGGACGCGGGCGGCGACGGGGACGTGCTGTTCCCGCCCCGCCCGGACCGGCGTTGCGCCTGGTGCGACTTCAGGCCGAGCTGCGCGGCGGGGCAGGAAGCGGCCCCGCAGGCGCAGCCCTGGGACCTGCTCGCGCCCTGA